The genomic stretch CCGTCCTTGCCAGAATACTCGACGCCATATCCACACGTGGTCGCCCGTGTTGATACGGCGAAGCGCTGCTTCAGGCATTACTTGGCGTGAAGACCGTCTACCGACTGACGTTGCGCGCCCTGCAAGGTTTCACCAAAGTCTACGCGATTTGGCGTTCCCGAGCTTTCCGGTGACGAATTACACCACGCTCTGTCGCCGGGCAAAAACGCTTGATGTCGAACTGCCGATCCTTCGCGAAAACGAACCGATTGCTCGACCAGATTCCGCGCGCGAAGAACAGATCGATGTTATCGGCGGCGATAGTGCTTACGACACCAAGCCATGCTATGCAGCCATTGCTGCACGCAGTGCTGTTCCTTCTCGATTCCGCCACGCGCGGGTGCCGCTCATTGGGCAGCGGATACGCCCGGTGCGGCGTGGCATAACGGCGCGGTTGATGTAATTACTCCTGACGGTCGTCGAGAATGGAAGAAAGACGGTGGCCACCACCGGCAATCGCTTGCCGAAAATACGATGTATCGGTTCAAGACGCTCACCGGCAACTGTCTCTGGGCGCGTCACATCGACTCGCAGGCGACCAATGTCGCCATTCTGCGTCGGCATAATCAACCACATGCGGACCTCGCTCGTCCGCAATCCGTTCGTATCGCTTGACATTATGCCCTGCGATGCCATTGCGTCCTCACGCTTAATTTATAAATTCGAAATTCGCAATCTTGAAATTTTAGATCAAGAGTTGACGTTGCGCATATGGGGCCGCTCAAGGACTTCGCGAAATGCACGCTCCACGGTTTGCTGTAGTGGACGTTGAGCCAACGGCGCTCCAGTCCACTGCCGTCGGACAATCGAACACTGCGCCTTCAACTGCGGCGGCAAGACCAGTGGCTCGTACGATTGACGCAACAGGTCGATGATCACACATCGCTACATGATGGATCATTGAGGCGTTGTTGCATGAAATACAGCGGCTTCCACTGCTTTCCATCGTCGATCAGGTCCCCGTAAGTCAGCCTCAGAGGCACGTGTACGTGTTCCATTACAGGTCACGGCAAAACGTGCGTAGTGCCGAAGATTCCCTATAGCATGCCCGTGTACTGTACGGACCTTTTGGAGACGACGCCGGCAGCCAAGCTGCTAGGGGCCAGCTCAACAACCTATGGTTCAGGCGGCGTTGTTGCATAAATCGAGCGCGAAGACACAATAGCATCGACGGGAATAATTTCAGGCGATACGAACGGATTGCGGACGAGCGAAGTTTGCAATCCGTTCCATTTCGTCCTCACGCTCGATTTATGCAACAACGCCGTTCAGGCTCAACACACTCCACAACGCCCGGCTGATGCGGCAGTTTGGTCGGTGCCCTACGGGTGCCGACAACCGGCTGGCTTCCGCCGTTCGGCGCGGTAGGCTGCGGCAGATGGTGGAACTGGAACGGCGTCTGGATCGTCAGGCTCGCTCCAGACGGCATGCCGCCCAGCGACGGATCGGTCGGCGCAGTCTGCGAGGAGGAGCGGAAGCGGCTGGCCTGCGAGCCCTGGCTCGATATCTCCTTGGGCAGTGGTGCGGTTGGCTGCGCGTGCGGTCTTGATATTCGCGTCGGACTGGCCAACCTGGCTGGCTGAGACAGCGGCGTCGGGAGCTAGGTCCCGCGGAACCAGCGTACTGGACGGGACCGCAGCCGCACTGGAAAAAGACGTCACGCCGGTCGATGCCGGCGCGGTGGCCTTGGCTTTCTTCTTGCCGTGGCGGTCGCCGTCGATATCGGCCAGCAGGTCGAGTTCGGATGGGAGGTTATCGGCACCGCTCCAGTGCGCCAAGCGATCGTTCTGGAAGTGGACGACTAGATCACGTTGCTGGACCACCGAGGTCAAGCCGCGCTTGAAATAGAACAGGTAATCCCAGCGGTTTGCGTGGAACATGTCACCCAGCAGCGGCGTGCCGAGCAACGCGCGGACCTGTACTCGGGTCATTCCGGCCTGCAGCTGAAAAGCTTTTTCCTGTGAGACAAAATTGCCCTGAACAACCGTAATGCGGTAAGGCGTAATACTCTGCGCGATTCGTTGCGTTACGCTGTCATAAAATGAACAGCCGGCTAGCGTGACGACGGCGACAGCGAAGGCAGCAGTGATGGTACTCTGCATGCGGGGGGCCTCTGAATGTTGCGAACAGGATACGGGAAACTTTGCCGTCATCTGCGCCGATTTGCCGGGTGGGCGGCGCGACGCGGGTCACAGGTGACTGCCATGGCGAAAAGCCGATACACTATCGTAACCCTACACTGTACTCTAGGGACGCCTAGCCATGAACAATCCGACCGAGCTAAAGAATATCGGGCTCAAAACCACCCTCCCGCGCCTCAAGATTCTTGAAATCTTTCAGCAGAGCGGAGTCCGGCATCTGACCGCTGAAGATGTCTATCGCAACCTGCTGCACGAACAACTTGACATCGGCTTGGCTACGGTATATCGGGTGCTGACGCAGTTCGAGCAGGCCGGCCTGCTCACACGCAGCAATTTCGAATCAGGCAAAGCAGTGTTCGAGCTGAACGAGGGTTCGCACCACGACCATTTAGTCTGTCTCGGCTGCGGTCGCGTGGAGGAATTCTTCGACGCGGAGATCGAGAACCGCCAGAAAACGATCGCCAAGACCCGCGGCTTCAAGCTGCAGGAGCACTCGCTGGCGATGTATGGTTCCTGCACCACCGAAAACTGTCCATACCGCAAGCACTGATCGACCGGACCGGATCGTTTTCTTGGACGTTGTTGCATAAATTGAGCGTGAGGACGCAATAGTATTGACGGGCATAATTTTAGGCGATACGAACGGATTGTGGACGAGTGAAGTCCCGCCATGCGGTTCGTCGACTCGAAAGCGACCGAGATCGCCTGCGCAGCGGCGTGACGCATACAGAGAAAGTTTGCCGGTGAGCGTCTTGAACTGGCGTTATTGCATTAATCTAGCGAGAGCCAGTGACGTTTACGCGCAACGGTCTGGGCCAGATCCTTATTATTTACCAGAAATTTGTGACCTTGAAATTGAAAAATCTTCCCTCATGTGAAGGGCATGAAAACATGAGACATGAGGGACGATGTTTCAATTTCAAGGTCACAAATTTCCGGTAAATATCAAGTAATATTCTAAAGTAACTGCCTCTAATTCTTAGAAAGAAAATGCGCCAGGACATACGCAAGACATCTGCCTGAAGGCAGGCGACCGTGTCAAGAACTGGGCAGCTTGTAATAAAGGCTTGATTAATTTGGAAAAGTGAAGATATAGATAGATGAAGCCGTCTTTTCCAGAATATCCGACGCCATACCCACATGTGGTCGCCAGCGCGTGGACAAGCGATACGATGATTCAAATATTCCTTGGCGTGAAGACCGTCTATCGACTGACGTTGCGCGCCCTGCAACGTTGCACCCAAAGTCTGCGCGATCTGACCTTCCCGAGCTTTCCGGTGCCGAATTACACCACGCTCTGTCGCCGGGCAAAAACGCTTGATGTCAATCTGACGATCCTTCGCGACAACGAACCGATCCATCTGGTTCTCGATAGCACCCGTCTGAAGGTCTATGGAGAAGGTGAATGGAAGGTGCGCCAGCACGGCTACTCGAAGCGGCGCACGTGGCGTAAAGTTCACCTCGCGCTCAACGCGAATACGGGTCAAGTGCATGCCGCGCTAATGACCAATCAGAATGTGGCTGACGGTGACGCTCTGGCCAAGTTGCTCGACCAGATTCCACGCGAAGAACAAATCGATGTCATCGGCGGTGATGGTGCCTACGATACAAAGCCATTCCATGCGGCCATTGCTGCACGCAGTGCTATTCCTTCGATTCCGCCACGCGAGGGTGCCGTTCATTGGCCAGCGGATATGCCCGGTGCGGCGTGGCGTAATGGCGCGGTTGATGCAATTGCCCGTGACGGTCGTCGAGAATGGAAGCAAGACAGTGGCTACCACCGG from Burkholderia sp. encodes the following:
- the fur gene encoding ferric iron uptake transcriptional regulator, with amino-acid sequence MNNPTELKNIGLKTTLPRLKILEIFQQSGVRHLTAEDVYRNLLHEQLDIGLATVYRVLTQFEQAGLLTRSNFESGKAVFELNEGSHHDHLVCLGCGRVEEFFDAEIENRQKTIAKTRGFKLQEHSLAMYGSCTTENCPYRKH